From the genome of Caloenas nicobarica isolate bCalNic1 chromosome 14, bCalNic1.hap1, whole genome shotgun sequence, one region includes:
- the JPT2 gene encoding jupiter microtubule associated homolog 2 produces MFQGPEADAAKPSSRVLKPPGGGSSNLFGSTEEVSSSSRPHRMASNIFGASEEPQNIPKRTNPPGGKESGIFEDSSSAQPRPRMNPPGGKTSDIFGSPVPTSVVRAHPNKPKDHIVLKEDETPKKLEATENIKPQLEDGGEKKDLGKEERCKEPEPKIDNHEPRLGPRPRSHNKVLNPPGGKSSIAFY; encoded by the exons ATGTTCCAGGGCCCCGAGGCCGACGCGGCCAAACCCAGCTCCAG GGTATTGAAGCCCCCAGGAGGAGGTTCTAGTAATCTCTTTGGGAGTacagaagaagtttcttcttcaaGCAGGCCACACAGGATGGCATCCAATATCTTTGGAGCATCAGAAGAACCTCAAAACATTCCAAAAAGGACAAACCCTCCAG GGGGAAAAGAAAGTGGTATTTTTGAGGATTCGAGTTCTGCTCAGCCTCGTCCACGCATGAATCCACCTGGTGGGAAGACAAGTGATATCTTTGGGTCTCCTGTACCTACCAGTGTTGTGCGAGCACACCCAAACAAGCCTAAG GATCACATTGTCTTGAAAGAAGATGAAACACCAAAGAAGCTAGAAG cTACAGAAAATATCAAACCACAGCTGGAAGATGGAGGCGAGAAAAAAGATCTGGGCAAAGAGGAGCGATGCAAGGAGCCAGAACCCAAGATAGACAATCATGAGCCCCGATTAGGGCCGAGGCCACGCTCACACAACAAAGTTCTCAATCCGCCAGGGGGTAAATCCAGTATTGCATTCTATTAG
- the LOC135994182 gene encoding major facilitator superfamily domain-containing protein 1-like has product MALAAERGAYRFVVLLFNCLLTFGSYFCFDIPSVLQEQFQGNLTCPNGTHHNGTGHNSTLDCVEGLGMTPAQYNLLYAIYAWTNAVVVILAGFLIDKLGNRFGVFVFSLLTVLGSSIFALGSHFKGSPYLLPMMLTGRLLFGSGNGSLTIVQNRITAFWFKGKELALAFGLTLSFSRLGSVLNFFFTQQFEAKFGMQWTLWGGTLLCVLGFVSALTVSVLDKVGMKQLGLDGVIQQESKKVRIQDIRRLPLRYWLLVLTIMFFYNGVFPFVADASKFIQDKYSGYSQQAAAYIAGAVYDSSLVLSAAVGILIDYVGLRGVFAVSCAALTLPVFALLAFTFVPPLVSTIWLGITYSFAAASMWPSIPLVVPQATLGTAMGLATSVQMIGVGLSNLIVGHILGTKSSELKIPLWRWQQMMIFMLANTIACIVASITLNIVDKKQGGTLNRTRKGAPVEQEDRNPADAAPLLDDETGTGGSVS; this is encoded by the exons ATGGCGCTGGCGGCGGAGCGGG GCGCCTACAGGTTCGTGGTGCTGCTGTTCAACTGTCTCCTCACCTTCGGCTCCTACTTCTGCTTCGACATCCCCAGCGTCCTGCAGGAGCAGTTCCAGGGG AACTTGACCTGCCCCAATGGAACCCATCATAACGGCACTGGGCACAACAGCACGCTGGACTGTGTGGAAGGCTTGGGAATGACACCTGCACAATACAATTTGCTGTACGCCATCTATGCTTGGAC GAATGCAGTAGTGGTTATTCTGGCTGGGTTCCTGATTGATAAACTAGGAAATCGCT ttggtgtctttgttttctctcttctgactgtGCTGGGATCATCAATCTTTGCTCTAGGCTCCCATTTCAAGGGCTCGCCGTACCTCCTACCAATGATGCTAACAGGAAGACTGCTCTTTGGCTCCGGGAATGGGTCACTTACTA TTGTGCAGAATCGTATCACAGCCTTCTGGTTCAAGGGGAAGGAACTGGCACTGGCATTTGGACTGACTCTGTCTTTCTCTCGTCTTGGGAGTGTCCTCAACTTCTTCTTCACCCAGCAGTTTGAGGCCAAATTCGGAATGCAGTGGACACTCTGGGGAG GTACCCTGCTCTGTGTGCTGGGTTTCGTTTCAGCCCTCACGGTCAGTGTACTGGATAAAGTGGGCATGAAGCAACTGGGCTTGGATGGGGTTATCCAGCAGGAATCCAAAAAAGTG CGGATTCAGGACATCCGGCGACTTCCCCTTCGCTACTGGCTCCTGGTCCTCACCATCATGTTCTTCTACAACGGAGTCTTCCCCTTCGTGGCAGACGCCAG caagtTTATCCAGGATAAATATTCTGGTTACAGTCAGCAGGCAGCTGCTTATATTGCTGGGGCAGTGTACGACAGCTCCCTTgttctctctgcagcagttggCATATTAATT GACTACGTTGGACTGAGAGGCGTCTTTGCTGTCAGCTGTGCTGCACTGACTCTGCCAGTCTTTGCTCTCCTGGCATTTACGTTTGTTCCTCCGTTAGTCTCTACCATCTGGTTGGGGATTACTTACTCCTTTGCTGCT GCTAGTATGTGGCCATCCATACCTCTTGTGGTCCCCCAAGCAACTTTAGGGACAGCTATGGGGCTTGCAACTTCTGTGCAGATGATTGGAGTTGGCCTTTCAAATCTGATTGTTGGACACATTCTGGGAACAAAGTCCAG TGAATTAAAGATCCCTCTGTGGCGCTGGCAACAGATGATGATCTTTATGTTGGCAAACACTATTGCATGCATTGTTGCCTCCATTACCCTCAATATTGTGGACAAGAAACAG GGTGGGACACTGAACAGAACAAGAAAGGGAGCACCTGTGGAACAGGAGGACAGAAACCCTGCAGATGCAGCACCGCTCCTTGATGATGAAACAGGAACCGGAGGCTCTGTCAGCTAA